The proteins below are encoded in one region of Neisseria macacae ATCC 33926:
- a CDS encoding WG repeat-containing protein, translating to MKKILLGAFIASVYMPIALADTCEKPKLSGREGYDTVYCLNEEGLSMVTKPGNEKIPFLYGFVNRQGKVIVPLKYYVARDFSEGLAAVCKIVGKSDQILCGYINASGKEVIPLKFQDLPGDFEQGIAPVKQKGRWGFIDKNGKVVIPFQYVKADSFSEGLAAVVTADTNKYGYINTKGEMVIPPKYEEAFYFNEGVAAVQILDKWGYIDKRNQWVIPARYKSASNFEDGMARVSQSDKYGYIDKKGKVVIPFKYEYLGSLSEGLIGAELNGKFGYLDKTGKVVIPFKFGTFNDFQNGVALVNMKNMFKDEDFSEDEFFYIDKQGKPVEVE from the coding sequence CATCAGTGTATATGCCTATTGCACTGGCTGATACCTGCGAAAAACCAAAATTATCCGGCAGAGAAGGTTATGACACGGTTTATTGTCTGAATGAAGAAGGCTTGTCTATGGTTACTAAGCCGGGTAACGAGAAGATTCCTTTTTTGTATGGTTTTGTCAATCGACAAGGGAAAGTTATTGTTCCGCTCAAATATTACGTTGCCCGCGATTTTTCTGAAGGATTGGCAGCAGTTTGTAAAATAGTAGGAAAATCAGATCAGATTTTATGCGGTTATATCAATGCCAGTGGTAAAGAAGTTATTCCTTTAAAATTTCAAGACTTGCCTGGTGATTTTGAACAAGGTATTGCTCCTGTCAAACAAAAAGGCAGATGGGGTTTTATTGACAAAAATGGCAAAGTTGTCATTCCGTTTCAATATGTTAAAGCCGATTCATTCAGTGAAGGACTGGCTGCAGTTGTCACTGCTGATACAAATAAATATGGCTATATCAATACAAAAGGCGAGATGGTTATTCCACCAAAATATGAAGAGGCTTTTTATTTTAATGAAGGTGTAGCCGCTGTTCAGATTCTTGATAAATGGGGTTATATCGATAAAAGAAATCAGTGGGTAATTCCTGCGCGATATAAAAGCGCTTCTAATTTTGAAGATGGTATGGCAAGGGTTTCACAAAGTGATAAATACGGTTATATCGATAAAAAGGGAAAGGTAGTTATTCCCTTTAAATATGAATATTTAGGTTCATTGAGTGAGGGTTTGATTGGTGCGGAATTAAACGGCAAATTCGGCTATTTAGATAAAACCGGTAAGGTGGTTATCCCGTTCAAATTTGGTACTTTCAATGATTTCCAAAATGGTGTGGCACTTGTTAATATGAAGAATATGTTTAAAGACGAAGATTTTAGTGAAGATGAATTCTTTTATATTGATAAGCAAGGCAAGCCAGTTGAAGTGGAATAA
- the guaB gene encoding IMP dehydrogenase, whose product MRIVEKAYTFDDVLLVPAHSTVLPRDVKLQTKLTREITLKLPLLSAAMDTVTEARLAISMAQEGGIGIIHKNMTPEMQARAVSKVKRHESGVVKDPVTVAPTTLIREVLEMRAQRKRKMSGLPVVENGKVVGIVTNRDLRFENRLDLPVSAIMTPRERLVTVPEGTSIDEARELMHEHKVERVLVLNEKDELKGLITVKDILKTTEFPNANKDSEGRLRVGAAVGTGGDTEERVKALVGAGVDVIVVDTAHGHSQGVIERVKWVKETYPHIQVIGGNIATAKAALDLVAAGADAVKVGIGPGSICTTRIVAGVGVPQLTAIHNVAEALKGTGVPLIADGGIRFSGDIAKALAAGAYSVMLGGMFAGTEEAPGEIELYQGRSYKSYRGMGSLGAMSQGSADRYFQDKTDSTDKYVPEGIEGRVPYKGPIVNIIHQLTGGLRSSMGYLGCANIEEMHEKAEFVEITSAGMNESHVHDVQITKEAPNYHR is encoded by the coding sequence ATGCGTATCGTAGAAAAAGCCTATACTTTCGACGATGTTTTGTTGGTTCCTGCACATTCAACCGTGCTGCCACGAGACGTTAAACTTCAAACCAAGCTCACCCGCGAAATCACGCTCAAACTCCCCTTACTTTCCGCTGCAATGGATACCGTTACCGAAGCACGCCTCGCCATTTCCATGGCGCAAGAAGGCGGTATCGGCATTATCCATAAAAACATGACGCCCGAAATGCAGGCGCGTGCTGTTTCCAAAGTGAAACGCCATGAAAGCGGCGTGGTAAAAGACCCGGTAACAGTTGCCCCGACGACGCTCATCCGCGAAGTATTGGAAATGCGCGCGCAACGCAAACGCAAAATGTCCGGTCTGCCCGTCGTTGAAAACGGCAAAGTGGTCGGTATCGTTACCAACCGCGACCTGCGTTTTGAAAACCGCCTCGACCTGCCCGTTTCCGCCATCATGACCCCGCGCGAACGCTTGGTTACCGTTCCCGAAGGCACAAGCATCGACGAAGCGCGCGAACTGATGCACGAACATAAAGTCGAGCGCGTTTTGGTCTTGAACGAAAAAGACGAGCTTAAAGGCTTGATTACCGTAAAAGATATTTTGAAAACCACCGAGTTTCCAAATGCCAACAAAGACTCCGAAGGTCGTTTGCGCGTAGGCGCGGCTGTCGGCACCGGCGGCGACACCGAAGAGCGTGTAAAAGCCTTGGTCGGAGCGGGAGTCGACGTCATCGTCGTCGATACTGCACACGGCCATAGCCAAGGCGTTATCGAGCGCGTGAAATGGGTGAAAGAAACCTATCCGCACATCCAAGTCATCGGCGGCAATATCGCAACCGCCAAAGCCGCTTTGGATTTGGTCGCAGCAGGTGCAGACGCCGTCAAAGTCGGTATCGGACCGGGTTCGATTTGCACCACCCGTATCGTTGCAGGCGTAGGCGTGCCGCAACTGACCGCCATTCACAATGTTGCCGAAGCCCTCAAAGGTACAGGCGTTCCACTGATTGCCGACGGCGGCATCCGCTTCTCCGGCGACATCGCCAAAGCCTTGGCAGCGGGCGCATACAGCGTGATGCTGGGCGGTATGTTTGCCGGTACGGAAGAAGCACCGGGCGAAATCGAACTCTACCAAGGCCGCTCGTACAAATCCTACCGCGGCATGGGTTCTCTGGGTGCAATGAGCCAAGGCTCCGCCGACCGCTACTTCCAAGATAAAACCGACAGCACCGACAAATATGTCCCCGAAGGTATCGAAGGCCGCGTTCCCTACAAAGGTCCGATTGTGAACATTATTCACCAACTGACCGGTGGCCTGCGTTCCAGCATGGGCTATTTGGGCTGTGCCAATATCGAAGAAATGCACGAAAAAGCGGAATTTGTAGAAATCACTTCCGCCGGCATGAACGAATCCCACGTTCACGATGTCCAGATTACCAAAGAAGCGCCGAACTATCACCGCTAA
- a CDS encoding DUF4124 domain-containing protein has product MNKSSLSLFLLGVLYAAGAMAGNNVYTWKSGSGSTSYSDTPNRLQPERSNIVNIRTRNVTPAVAKPENAQEGTLSEQQAKLNEKILAQNKQVEEQNKKVEEENRKNKEDNCRIARVNRQFAESARTANRDDLIKHYQSDINKYCN; this is encoded by the coding sequence ATGAACAAATCATCTTTATCCTTATTTTTGCTTGGCGTTTTGTATGCTGCCGGAGCAATGGCCGGAAATAATGTTTATACATGGAAAAGCGGCAGTGGCAGCACCAGCTACTCCGATACGCCTAATCGTTTGCAGCCGGAACGTTCGAATATTGTGAACATTCGAACCCGTAACGTGACGCCTGCAGTTGCCAAACCGGAAAATGCCCAAGAAGGGACGCTGTCAGAGCAGCAGGCTAAGCTGAACGAGAAGATTTTGGCGCAGAATAAGCAGGTTGAGGAGCAGAATAAGAAGGTTGAAGAAGAAAACCGCAAAAATAAAGAAGACAACTGTCGGATTGCCCGCGTAAACCGTCAGTTTGCGGAAAGTGCGCGCACTGCAAATCGTGATGATTTGATTAAACATTATCAAAGCGATATCAATAAATATTGCAATTGA
- a CDS encoding tetratricopeptide repeat protein → MNITSKTLILTILLSISGMQAYAAKPHYTPRHNISQNSENQAFRLIQEMAKQGDTRSQLDLGTMYAKGIGTTQDYEQAKYWFEKAAHNDNAEAQFNLGIIYYEGQGTAQDYRQAKFWWEKAAEQGNAEAAFNLGIIHYAGIGVPQDYIQAKTWFHKAADQGEDSAQFYLGLMYYSGEGVVQDYKLAKSWFEKAAKKGNAKAQYNLGIMYAEGQGVTQNYPKAKYWYKKAAEQGNANAQNNLGVLYENGQGVTQNFTQAKSWFEKAAAQGNTLAQHALEYIVQQNQN, encoded by the coding sequence ATGAACATTACGTCTAAAACACTTATCCTAACCATCCTGCTTTCCATCTCAGGAATGCAGGCTTATGCGGCAAAACCACATTACACCCCGCGTCACAATATCTCTCAAAACAGTGAAAACCAAGCCTTCCGATTGATTCAAGAAATGGCGAAACAGGGGGACACCCGCTCTCAACTTGACTTAGGCACTATGTACGCAAAAGGCATCGGCACGACGCAGGATTACGAGCAGGCTAAATACTGGTTTGAAAAAGCAGCGCACAACGACAACGCCGAAGCGCAATTCAATCTTGGAATCATTTATTACGAAGGTCAAGGAACAGCACAAGACTATCGCCAGGCCAAATTTTGGTGGGAAAAGGCAGCCGAACAGGGCAATGCAGAAGCAGCGTTTAATTTAGGCATCATTCACTATGCCGGCATAGGTGTTCCACAAGACTATATACAGGCAAAAACTTGGTTTCACAAAGCAGCAGACCAAGGGGAAGACAGTGCGCAATTTTACTTGGGTTTGATGTATTACTCAGGTGAAGGCGTAGTCCAAGATTATAAACTTGCCAAGTCATGGTTTGAAAAAGCCGCCAAGAAAGGCAACGCCAAAGCGCAATATAATTTAGGCATCATGTATGCAGAGGGACAAGGCGTTACCCAAAATTATCCCAAGGCAAAATATTGGTACAAAAAAGCGGCAGAACAAGGCAATGCCAACGCCCAAAACAACTTAGGCGTTTTATATGAAAACGGACAAGGTGTAACCCAAAACTTTACCCAGGCAAAATCTTGGTTTGAAAAAGCCGCCGCCCAAGGCAATACGCTCGCGCAACATGCTTTGGAATACATTGTGCAGCAAAATCAAAACTGA
- the hpnD gene encoding presqualene diphosphate synthase HpnD codes for MQGLDYCRQKAEESRSSFLSGFRFLPQEKRDAITVLYAFCRELDDVVDDCSDPNVAQATLNWWRGDLDKVFGGVMPEHPVNQALRQVKETFKLPKYELEALIDGMQMDLVQARYGSFEELKLYCHRVAGVVGCLIARILGFSDDRTLEYADKMGLALQLTNIIRDVGEDARNGRIYLPMEEMQRFDVPASVIMQCKPTDNFAELMRFQVSRARETYHEAMSLLPAADKKSQKVGLVMAAIYYALLNEIDLDGAQNVLTYKIAIPSPRKKRIALKTWLFGFKP; via the coding sequence GTGCAAGGACTTGATTATTGCCGTCAGAAGGCAGAAGAAAGCCGCTCCAGTTTTTTGTCGGGCTTCCGTTTCCTGCCGCAGGAAAAGCGGGATGCGATAACGGTTTTGTATGCTTTTTGCCGCGAATTGGACGATGTGGTCGATGACTGTTCCGATCCGAATGTGGCGCAGGCAACGTTGAACTGGTGGCGCGGCGATTTGGACAAGGTATTCGGCGGCGTGATGCCGGAGCATCCGGTCAATCAGGCTTTGCGGCAGGTTAAGGAAACTTTCAAGCTGCCGAAATATGAATTGGAAGCCTTAATCGACGGGATGCAGATGGATTTGGTTCAGGCGCGTTACGGCAGTTTTGAAGAGTTAAAACTGTATTGCCACCGCGTCGCAGGCGTAGTCGGCTGCCTAATTGCGCGGATTTTGGGATTTTCAGACGACCGAACGTTGGAATACGCCGATAAGATGGGGCTGGCGTTGCAACTGACAAACATTATCCGCGATGTCGGTGAAGATGCGAGAAATGGTCGGATTTACCTGCCGATGGAGGAAATGCAGCGGTTTGACGTGCCTGCAAGCGTGATTATGCAGTGTAAGCCGACAGATAATTTTGCCGAACTGATGCGTTTTCAAGTTTCACGCGCCCGCGAGACTTATCATGAGGCTATGTCACTGTTGCCTGCCGCCGATAAAAAATCTCAAAAAGTCGGGTTGGTGATGGCGGCGATTTATTACGCGCTGTTGAACGAAATCGATCTCGACGGCGCGCAAAACGTCTTGACTTATAAAATTGCCATTCCTTCGCCGCGCAAAAAGCGTATTGCCCTGAAAACCTGGTTATTCGGATTTAAGCCATGA
- the hpnE gene encoding hydroxysqualene dehydroxylase HpnE has product MNTPHLRPKIAVVGAGWAGLSAAISLARRADVTVFEAGRQAGGRARTLAGSADGFSFLDNGQHILLGAYHGVLTLMEHIGADPEAAFCRLSLQWYMYEGLQFQSTNLPSPLHILTGILRAKNISFSLKIKLLSDMAALQRYARGKHADLAVAQWLRQRNVPRRLVAEFWQPLVWGALNTHLENASLRVLCNVLSDGVWADKSGSDYLLPKRDLGAIIAEPAVAKLKQCGADIRLETRVGRLKNLPDGRVVVNDEVFDAIIVAVAPYHAVHLFPEDTPDYIQTTYQNLRYHSITTVYLRYAVPVHLPAPLTGFADGTAQWLVYRGALGLPTNEVAAVISVSDYVGAFKNQEWAEKVHADVKRICPYLDEPEAVRVITEKRATTACTPDSATPDFAWLHQRRIYPAGDYLHPRYPATLEAAVQSGLTAAEMCLAEINLKQRDRDTQSSL; this is encoded by the coding sequence ATGAACACTCCGCATCTTCGCCCGAAAATTGCCGTCGTCGGTGCAGGCTGGGCAGGTTTGTCCGCCGCAATATCGTTGGCGCGCCGTGCCGATGTTACTGTGTTTGAAGCCGGTCGGCAGGCGGGCGGACGGGCGCGTACTTTGGCTGGGAGCGCTGACGGATTCAGTTTTTTGGACAATGGGCAACATATTTTGCTCGGTGCGTATCACGGCGTATTGACGCTGATGGAACACATCGGCGCTGACCCTGAAGCCGCTTTTTGCCGTTTGTCGCTGCAATGGTATATGTATGAAGGTTTGCAGTTTCAAAGTACGAACCTTCCTTCACCGCTGCATATTTTGACCGGCATATTGCGTGCTAAAAACATTTCGTTTTCTCTGAAAATCAAGCTGTTATCCGATATGGCTGCGTTGCAGCGTTACGCACGCGGCAAGCACGCTGATTTGGCTGTTGCTCAATGGCTCCGGCAGCGCAATGTTCCGCGCAGGCTGGTTGCAGAGTTTTGGCAGCCGCTGGTGTGGGGCGCGCTCAATACGCACTTGGAAAACGCAAGTTTGCGGGTGTTGTGCAATGTTTTGTCCGACGGTGTATGGGCGGATAAATCCGGCAGCGACTACCTTTTGCCCAAGCGCGATTTAGGCGCAATCATCGCCGAACCTGCGGTGGCAAAACTCAAGCAATGCGGTGCGGACATCCGTCTTGAAACCCGCGTAGGTCGTCTGAAAAACCTTCCTGACGGACGCGTCGTTGTGAATGACGAGGTTTTTGATGCCATTATTGTTGCGGTTGCGCCGTATCATGCCGTCCATCTTTTCCCTGAAGATACCCCGGACTATATTCAGACGACCTATCAAAACCTTCGTTATCATTCAATTACCACCGTCTATCTTCGCTATGCCGTTCCCGTCCATCTGCCCGCGCCGCTGACCGGATTTGCTGACGGTACAGCGCAATGGCTGGTGTATCGCGGCGCACTCGGTTTGCCGACAAACGAAGTCGCCGCCGTCATCAGCGTCTCCGATTATGTAGGTGCGTTCAAAAACCAAGAATGGGCAGAGAAAGTCCATGCCGACGTAAAACGTATCTGTCCTTATTTGGACGAGCCCGAAGCCGTCCGCGTTATTACCGAAAAACGCGCGACCACAGCCTGCACGCCCGATTCCGCCACTCCTGATTTTGCTTGGTTGCACCAGCGGCGCATCTATCCGGCGGGCGACTACCTGCACCCGCGCTATCCAGCTACGCTGGAAGCGGCGGTACAGTCGGGTTTGACGGCGGCAGAAATGTGTTTGGCAGAAATCAATCTGAAACAAAGGGATAGAGATACTCAGTCCTCGCTTTGA
- a CDS encoding acetylornithine/succinyldiaminopimelate transaminase — MQNYLTPNFSFAPMIPERALGSRVWDTEGREYIDLSGGIAVNALGHCHPDLIAALAEQSQKLWHISNIYTTKPAQELAQKLVEHTFADKVFFCNSGAEANEAALKLARKYGRDHFGGQKTEIISCLNSFHGRTLFTVSVGGQPKYSKDYAPLPPGITHVPFNDVAALEAAIGENTCAVIIEPIQGESGILPATQEYLQAARRLCDEHGALLILDEVQTGMGHTGKLFAYEHYSITPDIISSAKALGGGFPIGAILTTDKIAPTFGPGTHGSTFGGNPMACAVGSRAFDIINAPETLAHVEKQGKKFQTTLRELGEKTGVFKEVRGMGLLIGCVLADKYQGRASEITAAALKHGLMVLVAGADVVRFAPSLLLNDEDMAEGLKRLEAALTEWLV; from the coding sequence ATGCAAAACTACCTGACCCCCAATTTTTCATTCGCCCCCATGATTCCCGAACGCGCCCTCGGCAGCCGCGTCTGGGATACCGAAGGCCGTGAATACATCGACTTGTCGGGCGGTATTGCGGTCAACGCGTTGGGACACTGCCATCCCGATTTGATTGCCGCGCTGGCGGAGCAGTCGCAAAAATTGTGGCACATTTCCAATATCTACACCACCAAACCCGCGCAGGAATTGGCGCAAAAGCTGGTAGAGCATACCTTTGCCGACAAAGTATTCTTCTGCAATTCCGGCGCGGAAGCCAACGAAGCCGCGCTGAAACTGGCGCGCAAATACGGTCGCGATCATTTTGGCGGACAAAAAACCGAAATCATCTCCTGCCTAAATAGCTTCCACGGCCGCACGCTGTTTACGGTATCGGTTGGCGGCCAGCCCAAATACAGCAAAGACTACGCGCCGCTGCCGCCAGGCATTACCCACGTTCCGTTTAACGATGTTGCCGCATTGGAAGCAGCCATCGGCGAAAACACCTGCGCCGTAATCATCGAGCCGATTCAGGGCGAAAGCGGCATCCTGCCCGCCACGCAGGAATATCTGCAAGCTGCGCGCCGTTTGTGCGACGAACACGGCGCATTGCTGATTTTGGACGAAGTACAAACCGGTATGGGGCATACGGGTAAACTGTTTGCCTACGAGCATTACAGTATTACGCCCGACATCATCAGTTCCGCCAAAGCATTGGGCGGCGGCTTTCCCATCGGCGCGATTCTGACTACCGATAAAATCGCCCCGACCTTCGGGCCGGGGACGCACGGCTCGACTTTCGGCGGCAATCCGATGGCGTGCGCCGTCGGCAGTCGCGCGTTCGACATCATCAATGCGCCCGAAACTTTGGCACATGTGGAAAAACAAGGAAAAAAATTTCAGACGACCTTGCGGGAATTAGGCGAGAAAACCGGCGTATTTAAAGAAGTCCGCGGCATGGGGCTGCTCATCGGCTGCGTGCTGGCAGACAAATACCAAGGCCGCGCTTCGGAAATTACCGCCGCCGCGCTGAAACACGGCTTGATGGTATTGGTTGCCGGAGCCGATGTCGTGCGTTTCGCCCCTAGCCTGCTGCTAAACGATGAAGATATGGCGGAAGGGCTGAAACGCTTGGAGGCTGCATTAACGGAATGGCTCGTCTGA
- the aceE gene encoding pyruvate dehydrogenase (acetyl-transferring), homodimeric type, whose protein sequence is MSTQLHDVDPIETQEWLDALSSVLEYEGSERAQYLLEHLVKYSRDKGVRMPHGTTTPYLNTVSVEDEKGIPGDQNIEHRIRAFVRWNAAAIVLRAGKKDLELGGHIASFQSAATMYEVGFNHFWKAKGEGEEGDLVFFQGHVSPGIYARAFVEGRLTEDQLNNFRQEVDGHGLPSYPHPHLLPDFWQFPTVSMGLGPIMAIYQARFLKYLESRGLAKTKGRKVWCFCGDGEMDEPESQGAIALAAREGLDNLIFVINCNLQRLDGPVRGNGKIIQELEGNFAGAGWNVVKVIWGRRWDRLLAKDKDGILRKRMEECLDGDYQTYKSKDGAYVREHFFNTPELKALVADMTDDEIWALNRGGHDPQKVYNAYDRAANHADGKPTVILAKTIKGYGMGASGEGQNVAHQAKKMDKASLKQFRDRFDIPVTDEQIDSGDLPYLTFAPDSEEYKYLHARREALGGYLPQRKPTQEVLEVPELSAFETQLKSSGDREFSTTMAFVRILSTLLKDKKIGKRVVPIVPDESRTFGMEGMFRQYGIWNPKGQQYTPQDKDQLMFYKESVDGQILQEGINEPGAMADWIAAATSYANSDFAMIPFYIYYSMFGFQRVGDLAWAAGDMHARGFLLGGTAGRTTLNGEGLQHEDGHSHIQADLIPNCVTYDPTFQYEVAVIVHDGLRRMYVNHEDVFYYITLMNENYTHPDMPEGAEQDILKGMYLLKAGGKGDKKVQLMGSGTILQEVIAGAELLKADFGVEADIWSCPSFNLLHRDAIEVERFNRLHPLEAEKVPFVTSQLQGHDGPVIAATDYIRSYADRIRAYIPNDYHVLGTDGFGRSDSRANLRRFFEVDRYNVAVAALSALAEQGKVSKETVQQAIEKYGINADVAPSWKR, encoded by the coding sequence ATGTCCACCCAATTACACGATGTTGACCCGATTGAAACCCAAGAGTGGTTGGACGCGTTAAGCTCAGTTCTAGAATACGAAGGCAGCGAACGCGCACAATACTTGTTGGAGCATCTGGTTAAATACAGCCGCGACAAAGGCGTCCGTATGCCTCACGGCACAACCACCCCGTATTTGAATACCGTTTCGGTTGAAGACGAAAAAGGCATTCCGGGCGATCAAAACATCGAACACCGCATCCGTGCATTCGTGCGCTGGAACGCCGCCGCCATCGTATTGCGCGCCGGTAAAAAAGATTTGGAGCTGGGTGGTCATATTGCATCTTTCCAATCTGCCGCAACCATGTACGAAGTGGGTTTCAACCACTTCTGGAAAGCTAAAGGCGAAGGCGAAGAAGGTGATTTGGTATTCTTCCAAGGCCACGTTTCTCCAGGTATCTATGCCCGCGCTTTCGTTGAAGGCCGTCTGACTGAAGACCAACTGAACAATTTCCGTCAGGAAGTGGACGGACATGGTCTGCCTTCTTACCCGCATCCGCACTTGCTGCCTGATTTCTGGCAATTCCCGACCGTATCTATGGGTTTGGGTCCGATCATGGCGATTTACCAAGCCCGTTTCCTGAAATACTTGGAATCCCGCGGTCTGGCAAAAACCAAAGGCCGTAAAGTATGGTGTTTCTGCGGCGACGGCGAAATGGACGAACCTGAATCACAAGGCGCCATCGCATTGGCCGCACGCGAAGGTTTGGACAACCTGATTTTCGTCATCAACTGTAACCTGCAACGTTTGGACGGTCCTGTCCGCGGTAACGGCAAAATCATCCAAGAATTGGAAGGCAACTTTGCCGGCGCAGGCTGGAATGTTGTCAAAGTCATTTGGGGCCGCCGTTGGGACCGCCTCTTGGCAAAAGACAAAGACGGTATCCTGCGCAAACGCATGGAAGAATGTTTGGACGGCGACTACCAAACTTACAAATCCAAAGACGGTGCGTACGTGCGCGAACATTTCTTCAATACCCCTGAATTGAAAGCATTGGTTGCCGATATGACCGATGACGAAATTTGGGCATTGAACCGCGGCGGTCACGACCCTCAAAAAGTGTACAACGCTTATGACCGCGCAGCTAATCATGCAGACGGCAAACCTACCGTAATTTTGGCGAAAACCATTAAAGGTTATGGTATGGGTGCATCCGGTGAAGGTCAAAACGTTGCCCACCAAGCCAAAAAAATGGACAAAGCGTCTCTGAAACAATTCCGCGACCGCTTTGATATTCCGGTTACCGACGAGCAAATCGACAGCGGCGATCTGCCTTACCTGACTTTTGCTCCCGACAGCGAAGAGTACAAATACCTGCACGCCCGCCGCGAAGCTTTGGGCGGCTACCTGCCTCAACGCAAGCCTACCCAAGAAGTTCTGGAAGTGCCTGAGTTGTCAGCATTTGAGACTCAACTGAAATCTAGCGGCGACCGTGAATTTTCAACCACTATGGCTTTCGTCCGCATCCTGTCTACTTTGCTGAAAGACAAAAAAATCGGCAAACGCGTCGTACCTATCGTTCCTGACGAAAGCCGTACCTTCGGTATGGAAGGCATGTTCCGCCAATACGGTATTTGGAACCCGAAAGGTCAACAATATACCCCGCAAGACAAAGACCAACTGATGTTCTATAAAGAGTCTGTTGACGGTCAAATCCTGCAAGAAGGTATTAACGAGCCTGGCGCGATGGCTGACTGGATTGCTGCAGCGACCAGCTATGCCAACAGCGACTTCGCGATGATTCCGTTCTACATTTACTATTCTATGTTCGGTTTCCAACGTGTCGGCGACTTGGCATGGGCTGCCGGCGATATGCACGCGCGCGGCTTCCTGTTGGGCGGTACTGCCGGTCGTACGACCTTGAACGGCGAAGGCCTGCAACACGAAGACGGCCACAGCCATATTCAAGCCGATTTGATCCCGAACTGTGTAACATACGATCCGACCTTCCAATACGAAGTAGCCGTTATCGTACATGATGGCCTGCGCCGTATGTACGTCAACCATGAAGACGTGTTCTACTACATCACCTTGATGAACGAGAACTACACTCACCCGGATATGCCTGAAGGTGCGGAACAAGACATCCTGAAAGGTATGTACTTGCTGAAAGCCGGTGGCAAAGGCGACAAGAAAGTTCAATTGATGGGTTCCGGTACCATCCTGCAAGAAGTGATTGCCGGTGCCGAATTGCTGAAAGCCGACTTCGGTGTAGAAGCAGACATTTGGTCTTGCCCGTCCTTCAACCTGTTGCACCGCGATGCCATCGAAGTAGAACGTTTCAACCGCCTGCATCCGCTGGAAGCTGAAAAAGTGCCTTTCGTTACCTCGCAACTGCAAGGTCATGACGGTCCGGTTATCGCCGCTACCGACTATATCCGCAGCTATGCCGACCGTATCCGCGCGTACATCCCGAACGACTACCATGTCTTGGGTACCGATGGTTTCGGCCGTTCCGACAGCCGTGCCAACCTGCGCCGCTTCTTCGAAGTGGACCGCTACAACGTTGCCGTGGCAGCATTGAGCGCATTGGCAGAACAAGGCAAAGTCAGCAAAGAAACCGTTCAACAAGCCATCGAAAAATACGGCATCAATGCCGACGTGGCGCCAAGCTGGAAACGCTAA